The following coding sequences are from one Paenibacillus tundrae window:
- a CDS encoding DUF5050 domain-containing protein, translated as MNKWLAKMQRSMGALLICALVGGAALIGGTEVQAATLSQSSVYYDSDGVLYKVTGDGSETTEVLIDYEGTDPVEAGSYLYYLPSNNSTTLLRVPNDGSSDAAETYATGVLDYYTDNGFIYYLDTTGQIYRANGNSAASSATKIADKADTEFPMFSVNKGRIYYNGLVNGNTWFVSKASNGSGAVQRIASGAVESRYLLNEAKNELQVMLNTDPYEDYYSTNAMVLYKVNYNTGKGTAVNPKSKLDVNAVYSGGWGNNLYVYNKGIVLDSNKDYNYSTGKAFALTSAGKTFQVHSKSVREVTALGTDKVIIIDADKKAYGKTFASNKVTKSTTLNLNNVTYASNQYTNSTPTTVYISGNNGLYSVTTAFKVTKLTGEEWDTFLFRNNVPGVFYINANDLYRLYHVNANGTGKKVLSDVYLDDIRLVTSN; from the coding sequence ATGAACAAATGGTTGGCCAAAATGCAGCGCTCCATGGGAGCATTGCTGATCTGCGCGCTGGTGGGCGGCGCAGCACTCATTGGTGGGACTGAGGTACAAGCTGCAACGCTTAGTCAGTCTAGCGTGTATTATGATTCGGATGGTGTTCTCTACAAGGTGACTGGGGACGGCAGCGAAACGACAGAAGTATTGATTGATTATGAAGGTACCGATCCGGTCGAAGCAGGCTCTTATCTCTATTACCTGCCATCCAATAATTCTACAACCCTGCTTAGAGTCCCGAATGATGGATCAAGTGATGCTGCGGAGACATATGCAACAGGTGTACTCGATTACTACACCGATAACGGATTCATTTATTATCTAGATACAACAGGACAGATCTATCGAGCAAATGGAAATAGCGCTGCGTCTTCCGCTACCAAGATTGCCGATAAAGCAGATACAGAATTCCCGATGTTCTCGGTCAATAAAGGTCGCATATACTACAACGGTCTCGTTAATGGCAACACATGGTTTGTCTCCAAAGCTTCTAATGGTAGCGGAGCTGTGCAACGGATTGCATCTGGTGCTGTAGAGAGTCGTTACCTACTGAATGAAGCCAAAAATGAGTTACAAGTGATGCTCAATACGGATCCTTACGAAGATTACTATTCAACCAATGCGATGGTTCTGTACAAAGTAAACTACAATACCGGCAAGGGTACAGCTGTTAATCCCAAGTCTAAGCTTGATGTGAACGCCGTGTACTCCGGTGGCTGGGGAAATAACCTTTACGTTTATAACAAAGGCATCGTGCTTGATAGCAACAAAGATTACAACTATTCAACAGGCAAAGCCTTTGCTCTGACTTCTGCGGGCAAGACCTTCCAGGTTCACAGCAAGAGTGTGCGAGAAGTCACTGCTCTAGGAACAGATAAAGTAATCATCATTGATGCAGACAAAAAAGCTTACGGCAAAACGTTTGCTAGCAACAAGGTGACCAAATCGACTACCCTAAACCTGAACAACGTTACGTATGCGTCTAATCAGTATACAAACAGCACACCAACCACGGTGTACATCTCAGGCAACAACGGTCTCTACTCTGTTACAACAGCCTTCAAGGTAACCAAACTTACTGGCGAAGAGTGGGATACCTTCCTATTCAGAAACAACGTGCCAGGCGTATTCTACATCAACGCAAATGACCTCTATCGGTTGTACCACGTAAATGCCAATGGTACAGGCAAAAAAGTGCTTAGTGACGTATACCTTGACGATATCCGCTTGGTTACATCTAACTAA
- a CDS encoding Gfo/Idh/MocA family oxidoreductase — MLNIAIIGFGNAVVNYHLPYLERTKDIKVKKIYRREEDRIGDTAREAYYPDITFTIDFDDVLQDTEIELIVVATHVDSHVDYAKQALEHGKHVLVEKPFAATSAEAKEIFELAKHKSLIAMANQNRRFDGDFLTLKKVIESGKLGNIHEIQSHYDYFKPSWIRPGFGLMHGLAVHTIDQMVSLFGVADRIDYDVRSFVYPGQADDYIDIDFRYGLTKVTIKCSLLVKIAHPKFVVHGDRGSFIKYSSGHQTKNGEGPTQVSFDQEPEENWGTLTYIDDEGETHTEKVPSEITDYGLLYERLVRAIRHQGEQPVKNEEVLYVLEILQAGVEAAKQAQ; from the coding sequence ATGCTAAATATCGCCATCATTGGATTCGGTAATGCTGTTGTCAATTATCACCTGCCTTATCTGGAGAGAACAAAAGACATCAAGGTGAAGAAGATCTATCGGCGTGAGGAAGATCGCATAGGTGATACAGCAAGAGAAGCGTATTATCCCGATATTACATTTACTATAGATTTCGATGACGTACTTCAAGATACGGAGATTGAATTAATTGTTGTAGCAACACATGTGGACAGTCATGTTGATTATGCGAAGCAAGCCCTAGAGCATGGAAAACACGTATTGGTAGAAAAACCGTTTGCTGCAACATCAGCAGAAGCGAAGGAGATTTTCGAACTTGCTAAGCACAAAAGTCTAATCGCTATGGCGAATCAAAACCGCAGGTTTGATGGGGATTTCTTAACCTTGAAGAAGGTAATCGAGAGTGGGAAACTGGGGAATATCCATGAAATTCAGTCTCACTATGATTATTTCAAGCCATCCTGGATCAGACCTGGGTTTGGGTTAATGCATGGACTGGCTGTGCATACCATTGATCAGATGGTTTCCCTATTTGGCGTAGCGGATCGGATTGATTACGATGTCCGAAGCTTCGTTTATCCGGGCCAGGCGGATGATTATATCGACATTGATTTTCGCTATGGCTTGACCAAAGTAACGATTAAGTGCAGTTTGTTAGTCAAGATTGCACATCCCAAGTTTGTCGTCCATGGCGACCGTGGTAGTTTCATTAAATATAGCAGTGGTCATCAAACCAAAAATGGAGAAGGGCCAACACAGGTATCCTTTGATCAAGAGCCTGAAGAGAATTGGGGTACACTGACTTATATAGATGATGAGGGAGAAACTCATACGGAGAAGGTACCTTCGGAGATTACGGATTATGGGCTGCTGTATGAGAGGCTAGTGAGGGCGATCCGGCATCAAGGTGAACAACCCGTTAAGAATGAAGAAGTACTGTATGTACTCGAAATATTACAAGCTGGGGTCGAGGCTGCGAAGCAAGCCCAATAA
- a CDS encoding MurR/RpiR family transcriptional regulator, with the protein MEFQLLQKLKYAEKLTTQEKHIVDFILNNPHIVFHSTAHELAQLTYTSSSTIVRLCKKLGTQGYPDFQLKLALEYQPSSTPFRSEDQLIAEQGNVLAAIESVPYLYEQALNETRRLLNPTVLQRIIDWVRESHRIDIYGNDMNYYLAQQACTKWNELGISAIAHNSPNLHYLNTMTPSQTTLSFVISHTGENLSMIDAATILSQKSMKVIAVTSNNHSTLSRQCTETLLTHGYYEQLRLSKMSTMVSVLYLFDILYMGSISDSY; encoded by the coding sequence ATGGAATTCCAGCTACTTCAAAAATTGAAATATGCAGAGAAATTAACGACACAAGAAAAGCATATTGTAGACTTTATTTTAAACAATCCTCACATTGTTTTTCATTCAACCGCTCATGAACTTGCTCAATTAACCTATACAAGCTCTTCGACCATTGTTCGTTTATGCAAAAAACTGGGTACCCAAGGGTACCCAGACTTTCAACTCAAACTTGCGCTGGAATATCAGCCTAGTTCTACCCCATTCCGCTCTGAGGATCAGCTGATTGCAGAACAAGGTAATGTACTCGCAGCAATCGAATCCGTTCCTTATCTCTACGAACAAGCACTGAATGAGACTCGTCGTCTGTTGAACCCTACTGTTCTGCAACGAATTATAGATTGGGTCAGAGAATCACATCGAATCGATATCTACGGTAACGACATGAACTATTATCTCGCCCAACAAGCCTGTACCAAGTGGAATGAACTCGGCATATCTGCCATTGCTCACAATAGCCCTAATTTGCATTATCTGAACACTATGACTCCCAGTCAGACAACGCTCTCATTTGTCATATCACATACAGGAGAGAATCTGTCTATGATTGATGCGGCCACAATTCTTAGTCAGAAGTCCATGAAGGTCATCGCAGTCACGAGCAACAATCATTCAACACTGTCCAGACAGTGCACGGAAACGCTTCTTACCCATGGATATTATGAACAGTTACGTCTATCCAAGATGTCTACCATGGTCTCTGTGCTCTATCTTTTCGATATTCTATATATGGGCAGTATTAGCGACTCCTACTAG
- a CDS encoding ABC transporter permease: protein MNKRHAIRALVRKDIRAITASVQLWLPMIIVPLLIGIIMPAALLWVASRTELRTIGNLEFMLDSLDALTSSGQIPQLASMPTDKHRIVYYLALYMFAPLFLIIPVMASSILTANSFAGEKERKTLEGLLFIPISMDTLFKGKVLAAFIPSVLLSWVTFIIYGIIANILMYPMFGQIMFPNLNWIILVLWVVPSSSLMVILFNVLISAKVRGFQEAYQLGGLVVIPLLALIAGQASGMLLIRPSMLLLIGAILLLVCFILLRLVTLWNSRQQLAESQI from the coding sequence ATGAATAAACGTCATGCCATTCGTGCACTTGTTCGCAAAGATATTCGAGCTATCACTGCCAGTGTGCAGCTCTGGCTTCCTATGATCATTGTTCCGCTTCTGATTGGTATTATTATGCCTGCCGCCCTTCTGTGGGTAGCCTCAAGAACAGAACTACGTACTATAGGTAATCTTGAATTTATGCTTGATTCTCTAGATGCACTCACAAGTTCAGGGCAAATCCCTCAGCTCGCTTCCATGCCTACGGATAAACATCGAATTGTCTATTACCTTGCCTTGTACATGTTCGCTCCGTTGTTCCTCATCATTCCAGTGATGGCATCCAGCATATTAACGGCGAACAGCTTCGCTGGTGAGAAAGAGCGCAAGACATTGGAGGGATTATTATTCATACCCATCAGCATGGATACCTTGTTCAAAGGAAAGGTGCTCGCCGCCTTCATCCCTTCTGTGCTTCTATCTTGGGTTACATTCATCATCTATGGCATTATTGCCAATATTCTGATGTACCCGATGTTCGGACAAATCATGTTTCCTAATCTAAACTGGATCATCCTAGTACTCTGGGTTGTGCCTTCATCCAGTCTGATGGTCATCCTGTTCAATGTGCTCATCTCAGCCAAAGTACGTGGATTTCAGGAAGCCTACCAGCTTGGTGGTCTCGTCGTCATTCCACTACTTGCTCTCATTGCTGGTCAGGCAAGTGGCATGCTGCTGATCCGTCCTTCTATGTTACTTCTCATTGGTGCAATTCTTCTACTCGTCTGCTTCATCCTGCTTCGTCTCGTTACACTCTGGAACAGCCGCCAGCAATTAGCGGAGAGTCAGATTTAG
- a CDS encoding ABC transporter ATP-binding protein: MINVRNISKQFKDHQALNDVSFTLTEGSITGLIGPNGSGKTTLIRIMNGVLGASGGQVRIHGLDPFVETEKVLAMCGTLTEQSGLYDNMSGRDNLAFFADAFGIPQRDARINELVDLLELQDYQHRKVGTYSTGMKKRLGLARVLLHRPSVLFLDEPTNGLDPDGIQMVLRMIRRLNKEEHLTILVSSHVLSQLSAVCDHYVFMQNGRKVEEGTEHEIISRYQTPPRIEVEAVLPEGWDRVEGYTPEVISAQRAVFQLQSREDIPTLLRQLTAHGEVYQARIVNSDLERIYFAIREAHHHE; this comes from the coding sequence ATGATTAATGTTCGTAATATCTCTAAACAGTTCAAGGATCATCAAGCATTAAACGATGTTAGCTTTACCCTTACAGAAGGCAGTATCACAGGTTTGATTGGCCCTAACGGCTCAGGTAAAACCACTCTGATTCGCATCATGAATGGTGTTCTTGGCGCTTCCGGCGGACAGGTTCGAATTCATGGGCTTGATCCGTTCGTGGAGACAGAGAAGGTTCTTGCCATGTGCGGTACACTGACGGAACAGAGCGGGCTCTATGACAATATGAGTGGGCGTGACAACCTGGCTTTCTTTGCAGATGCATTTGGTATTCCGCAGCGTGATGCAAGAATAAACGAACTTGTGGATCTATTGGAGCTTCAAGATTATCAACATCGTAAAGTCGGTACCTACAGTACAGGTATGAAAAAAAGATTAGGGCTAGCACGGGTATTGCTACACCGTCCATCCGTTCTATTTCTGGATGAACCCACTAACGGGCTAGATCCAGATGGAATTCAGATGGTTCTTCGGATGATCCGTCGTCTCAACAAGGAGGAACACCTGACGATTCTCGTGTCATCTCACGTATTATCACAGCTCTCAGCCGTGTGTGACCATTATGTATTTATGCAGAATGGCCGCAAAGTGGAGGAAGGAACTGAGCATGAGATTATTAGCCGTTACCAGACGCCGCCGCGGATCGAAGTAGAAGCTGTTCTGCCAGAGGGATGGGATCGGGTCGAAGGTTATACCCCTGAGGTTATATCCGCGCAGCGAGCTGTCTTCCAGCTTCAATCCCGTGAGGATATTCCAACCTTGCTAAGACAGTTGACCGCGCACGGGGAAGTGTATCAAGCTCGCATTGTTAACAGTGATCTGGAGCGTATTTATTTTGCCATAAGGGAGGCACACCACCATGAATAA
- a CDS encoding HSP90 family protein: MTASNEYRFQVNLSGMIQILSNHLYSSPKVFLRELMQNATDAITGRAEVEPGFMGNVRVELTGTGEQLTMMVEDNGVGLTEADIHEFLAMIGQSSKRDPQSLLQGETSFIGRFGIGLLSCFMVSNEIVMLTQSVKGGPSMEWRGKPDGTYTIRQLDTQLSPGTKVYLRSTPEAAHYFEKDYVQQALFYYGALLPYPVTLHSEGVQSIVNAESPDWLIAPERARGRKSEVLAFGERLLGEKFQDFIPLTTASGRTGGIAYVLPHAVNLNVKRSHRVYLKRMLVSEKAENILPEWAFFVKCLIWTDELQPTASREHFYENEKLEEVRSELGDALRQGLADMAETQTERLQKIIRLHALSMKALAVEDLEFYRMIHRWLPFDSTRGHRELGELLEEQETLYFTTTVDEYRQIHHVASAQSMLVINGGYIYDSSLMESLPMVAENVNTERIEPDEVSMSFTDVPPAERNRYYDALRLADSALQRFRCRAEVKGFKPTDLPVLFTLSQESSTLRALEKASEETTDLFSSVLGSLSSGFGSAGYSTLYLNVNNPVIQRVLTSPDPQMTPIAIEMLYVNALMMGHYPMNRQELEVMNQGIVRFIDWGLQANTKPQEGNE; this comes from the coding sequence ATGACAGCATCTAATGAGTATCGTTTTCAGGTTAACCTGAGCGGTATGATCCAGATTTTATCAAACCATTTGTACAGCAGCCCTAAAGTGTTTTTACGTGAACTCATGCAAAATGCGACAGATGCGATTACAGGACGCGCGGAAGTAGAACCGGGATTCATGGGGAATGTCCGAGTGGAGCTTACGGGCACCGGTGAACAGTTAACGATGATGGTAGAGGATAATGGCGTCGGATTAACTGAAGCGGATATTCATGAATTTCTGGCGATGATTGGTCAATCATCCAAACGGGATCCACAATCACTTTTGCAAGGAGAGACCTCATTTATTGGCCGGTTTGGGATTGGTCTATTATCCTGCTTCATGGTGAGCAATGAAATTGTTATGCTGACACAGTCTGTGAAGGGTGGACCATCCATGGAGTGGAGAGGGAAGCCAGATGGCACTTATACGATTCGGCAGCTGGATACGCAATTATCTCCAGGAACCAAAGTATATTTGCGCTCGACACCCGAAGCAGCCCATTATTTTGAAAAGGATTATGTGCAACAGGCGTTGTTCTATTACGGAGCATTACTACCGTACCCAGTTACACTACACAGTGAAGGTGTGCAGAGCATCGTGAATGCTGAATCGCCTGATTGGCTAATCGCGCCTGAACGTGCAAGAGGGCGGAAATCCGAAGTATTGGCCTTTGGCGAGCGATTGTTAGGTGAGAAATTTCAAGATTTTATCCCGCTGACTACGGCCTCAGGGCGCACAGGGGGAATTGCTTACGTGTTGCCCCATGCTGTGAATTTAAACGTAAAGCGTTCGCACCGGGTATATCTGAAGCGCATGCTCGTATCGGAGAAGGCAGAGAATATTTTGCCAGAGTGGGCATTCTTCGTGAAATGTCTGATCTGGACAGATGAGCTTCAGCCAACGGCATCACGGGAGCATTTTTATGAAAATGAGAAGCTGGAAGAAGTTCGCTCTGAATTAGGAGATGCACTTCGTCAAGGACTAGCTGATATGGCTGAAACTCAGACAGAACGATTACAGAAGATTATTCGTTTACATGCATTGTCCATGAAGGCTCTCGCTGTGGAGGATTTGGAGTTCTATCGCATGATTCACCGCTGGTTGCCGTTTGATAGCACTCGCGGTCACCGGGAATTAGGAGAACTCCTGGAGGAGCAGGAGACGCTCTATTTCACCACGACAGTAGATGAGTATCGTCAAATTCATCACGTTGCTTCCGCGCAGTCCATGCTAGTCATTAATGGCGGTTATATATATGACAGTTCACTAATGGAGAGCCTGCCTATGGTGGCAGAGAACGTGAATACCGAACGGATTGAACCAGATGAAGTGTCGATGAGCTTTACCGATGTGCCGCCAGCTGAACGCAATCGTTATTATGATGCCTTGCGTCTTGCCGATTCAGCCTTACAGCGTTTTCGCTGCCGAGCAGAGGTGAAAGGGTTCAAACCAACCGATCTGCCGGTGCTTTTCACACTCTCACAGGAATCCTCAACGCTACGTGCACTAGAGAAAGCAAGTGAAGAGACTACGGATTTATTTTCATCCGTACTTGGCTCCTTATCTTCTGGCTTTGGATCGGCAGGATATTCGACGTTATATCTAAATGTAAATAATCCCGTAATACAGCGGGTCTTAACGTCACCAGACCCTCAGATGACACCGATTGCCATCGAAATGTTGTACGTGAATGCATTGATGATGGGTCATTACCCGATGAACCGCCAAGAGCTTGAAGTCATGAATCAAGGCATTGTTCGTTTCATTGATTGGGGTCTGCAGGCGAATACGAAACCACAGGAGGGAAATGAATGA
- a CDS encoding DUF3169 family protein: protein MTNSTTNVNSKYRWLRLPLYMAGGAIVGFLIASVLLNAPSSLNWTLSVYYDYDLLFAILGFLFLVLTACNTAILIRIPTKPNLEDDLPHDADLLGSPAERSLGRAMIISNLNVILSLTWGALSLSLLASTRAVAGSSEAFNLSNLIASAIAIITVVCLQNITLKRYNNYFPDRTLDFNSRNMHQEHFDKLDEGEKWIVYRAAYRSFRAMNVLLSIGMISMVLYSIFFTFAPFPIVVLSAIWIIHIGTYYREVYRKSKS from the coding sequence ATGACTAATTCAACTACAAACGTAAACTCCAAATATCGTTGGTTACGTCTGCCGCTGTACATGGCTGGAGGAGCAATCGTTGGTTTTTTGATTGCAAGTGTCTTATTAAATGCACCTTCCAGTCTGAACTGGACACTCTCTGTCTACTACGATTATGATCTTCTGTTCGCCATTCTCGGATTCTTGTTCCTGGTTTTGACTGCATGCAATACAGCGATTTTGATTCGTATTCCTACTAAGCCCAACCTGGAAGACGATCTACCTCATGATGCCGATCTCCTTGGTTCACCAGCGGAACGTTCATTGGGTAGAGCGATGATTATTAGTAATCTTAATGTAATTTTATCACTTACTTGGGGCGCTCTTTCTCTGTCATTACTTGCCTCAACACGAGCTGTTGCTGGCTCTTCTGAAGCGTTTAACCTGAGTAACTTAATCGCTTCTGCCATTGCCATAATTACGGTCGTGTGCCTTCAGAACATAACACTTAAACGATATAATAATTATTTTCCAGATCGCACTTTAGATTTCAATTCACGTAACATGCATCAGGAGCACTTCGATAAGCTTGACGAAGGTGAGAAATGGATCGTCTATCGTGCAGCTTATCGCTCCTTCCGCGCCATGAATGTTCTACTTAGTATTGGAATGATCTCTATGGTGCTCTACTCCATCTTTTTCACCTTTGCCCCTTTCCCAATCGTTGTCCTGTCTGCAATCTGGATTATCCATATCGGAACCTATTATCGTGAAGTCTATCGTAAAAGCAAATCTTAA
- a CDS encoding helix-turn-helix transcriptional regulator: protein MEELHNHVRELRARDRLSQAELAKLINASRQTIALIERGDYSPSVVLALKIAKVFNEPVEQIFELKGGDSHD from the coding sequence ATGGAAGAATTACACAATCATGTTCGGGAGTTACGAGCCAGAGACCGTCTGTCTCAAGCAGAACTGGCTAAACTAATCAACGCCTCTCGTCAAACCATTGCCCTCATTGAACGCGGAGATTATTCTCCTTCTGTCGTTCTGGCATTGAAAATAGCCAAAGTTTTTAATGAACCTGTTGAACAAATTTTTGAATTGAAGGGTGGAGATTCACATGACTAA
- a CDS encoding MDR family MFS transporter, whose amino-acid sequence MRYTDLHRNIQIRIITDFFTDLTQKSIIPFMAVYLSLQIGAGWAGLLLTINIIGSMLVGLWAGYWSDRIGRKKLMVIAQILQVFALFWLAAANSPWLNSVPLTCWMFFLSSLSSGITVPIANAMIVDVSSESERHYVYGLQYWTTNAAITIGALMGGLLFESFRFILFSIVWVESLVTLVILLFYIHETMGRRHTSLSHRTTSIAPKNIFYTYIDVLKDTRFMVFLTATVLAVSLEFQLDKYIAVRLKNEFSAQLLHWNITGLQMFSLIMAINTVLVVLIAIPFTKWMGRFPSRKVMTVGMCLYTAGFAFLGFSNWTLLLIICTVILTVGELMYSPVRQVLLAGMIPDTNRAAYMAVDGMSYNVAALLGSLGLTLGAFLPSYGMAALYALLGIASLFFFRRALTLQSPVTPTHHDPVACADAS is encoded by the coding sequence ATGAGATACACCGACTTACATCGCAATATTCAGATTCGAATCATTACCGATTTCTTTACGGATCTGACACAGAAATCCATCATTCCTTTTATGGCGGTCTACCTAAGTCTTCAAATTGGTGCAGGCTGGGCAGGCTTGCTACTGACGATTAACATTATCGGCTCCATGTTGGTTGGGTTATGGGCTGGGTATTGGTCTGATCGTATTGGAAGAAAGAAATTGATGGTCATTGCTCAAATACTCCAGGTATTCGCACTGTTCTGGTTAGCTGCCGCTAACTCGCCATGGCTGAATTCAGTCCCTTTAACCTGCTGGATGTTTTTCCTGAGCAGCCTAAGCTCCGGGATCACTGTTCCGATTGCCAACGCCATGATTGTTGATGTAAGCAGTGAATCCGAACGCCATTATGTGTATGGACTGCAATACTGGACAACCAACGCTGCAATTACGATCGGTGCTTTGATGGGAGGGTTACTGTTTGAATCCTTCCGCTTCATCCTATTTAGTATCGTATGGGTAGAGAGTCTAGTCACCTTAGTTATCCTTCTCTTTTATATTCACGAAACAATGGGTAGAAGACATACGAGCCTGTCTCACAGGACAACATCAATCGCCCCTAAAAACATCTTCTATACCTACATCGATGTCCTTAAAGACACGCGATTTATGGTCTTCCTCACCGCTACTGTATTAGCAGTCTCTCTGGAATTTCAATTAGACAAGTATATTGCGGTGAGGCTAAAAAACGAATTCAGTGCTCAGTTGCTCCATTGGAATATCACGGGTTTGCAAATGTTCAGCCTCATTATGGCCATCAACACTGTACTCGTTGTACTCATTGCCATTCCTTTCACCAAATGGATGGGACGGTTTCCTTCTCGAAAAGTGATGACGGTTGGTATGTGTCTGTACACTGCTGGTTTTGCCTTTCTCGGATTCAGTAACTGGACGTTATTGCTCATCATATGCACCGTAATACTTACGGTTGGGGAGCTGATGTATAGTCCTGTCCGGCAAGTTTTACTTGCAGGAATGATCCCAGATACAAATCGCGCTGCCTATATGGCTGTTGACGGCATGAGCTACAATGTAGCTGCATTGCTCGGAAGCTTGGGACTCACGCTTGGTGCCTTCCTCCCTTCATACGGGATGGCAGCCCTATATGCGCTGCTCGGAATCGCTTCATTATTCTTTTTCCGTCGGGCGTTGACGTTACAATCACCGGTTACACCGACTCATCATGATCCTGTCGCTTGCGCAGATGCTTCTTAG